In Gemmatimonadaceae bacterium, the genomic stretch CCAGCTGATAGCCGGGAATATCGCGACGCGCGCGGGCGCGGCAGCCCTGGTTGAACGGGGTGTAGACGCGGTCAAAGTCGGTGTGGGCCCTGGATCGATCTGCACCACCCGGGTCGTCACCGGAGTCGGCGTACCTCAGCTCACTGCCGTGTTCGACGCCGTCGAGGGTGCGGGCGACATCCCGGTCATTGCTGACGGAGGCATCAAATACTACGGTGATATAGTGAAAGCCATTGCCGCAGGTGCCTCGAGCGTGATGATGGGTTCCATGCTCGCGGGTACCGAAGAGAGTCCCGGCGAATCGATACTCCTCGAGGGAAGGCGCTTCAAGATGATTCGCGGAATGGGAAGCATGTCAGCCATGCAGGACGGCAGCGCTGACCGGTATTTCCAGGAGGGGGAGATGTCACCACGCAAGCTCGTGCCCGAAGGAATCGAAGGAAGGGTGCCGTACAAGGGTCCTGTCAGCGACGTGCTGTATCAGATGGTCGGCGGCCTGAGAGCAGGCATGGGGTACGTTGGATGCGGCAACATCGAACAGCTGAGACACGACGCTGAATTTTTGAGGATCACGGCGGCCGGCCTTCGCGAATCGCACCCGCACGATGTCGTCATCACCAGGGAAGCACCTAATTATTCTGTGTGATTGCAAACTCGGGGTGACATGTAAGCGGGATGTGTCGGCACGAAAACGCAGAACTTCCTTGACAACGCTTAATGTGTGGCAGCAACTTGGCACCGCATTCGGATTTCCAATCTGATCGATCGCTGCCACCGGTCTGCGCGCCTGTCCGGTCGGACGTAGCACCTTACCATATCCGACGGTTTCCGGAGAACTCGCATGGGTATTTGGTCTAAAAAGAGCATTGTGGGGCTGCAAACCGAAGCGGCGGGTGAGGAAGGAACTCACACCCTCAAGCGCGCGCTCGGCGCGCTGAATCTGACGACGCTTGGCATTGGTGCCATCATTGGCGCTGGCATTTTCGTGCTGACAGGTACCGCCGCAGCGCAGTACGCCGGTCCGGCAATCGTGTACTCGTTCATCTTTGCCGGGCTCGGCTGCCTGTTCGCCGGTCTATGCTACGCGGAGTTTGCGGCGATGATTCCCATTGCCGGCAGCGCGTACACCTATGGATACGCGACGCTTGGCGAGTTGACTGCCTGGATCATCGGGTGGGATCTCATCCTCGAATACCTCTTCGGTGCGGCGACCGTTGCCGTGGGTTGGTCGGGGTACTTCACTGCGTTTATGAACGAGCTGGGATTCCGGCTGCCGATAGCGTATACATCATCCCCCCTGGGAATCGAGGGCACTCACTCCTTCGTGAGAAACAGCATTTGCTTCGATCCGGCGACCAATCAGACTATCAGGGTTGCGGCTGAGACCGTTTGCGACACCAGTCGGTATTCGGTTGCACAGGGCGTCATCAATCTCCCCGCGATGATCCTCGTCGGCCTGATGACGGCGCTGCTGGTGATCGGCATCAAGGAGTCCGCGCGGTTCAACAACGTGATTGTGATCGTGAAGATGCTCATCGTTATTCTCGTGATCGGCTTCGGGTTCATGTACGTGAACTCGGACAACTGGCGTCCGTTCATGCCCGAGAATACCGGCACATTCGGTCAGTTCGGGTGGACAGGTGTCGTGCGCGGCGCGGCGGTGGTGTTCTTCGCGTACATCGGGTTTGATGCTGTGTCGACTGCCGCTCAGGAGGCAAAGAATCCACAGCGGGACATGCCAATCGGAATTCTCGGTTCTCTGGCCATCTGTACGGTTCTTTACATTCTGATGGCGCTCGTCATGACCGGGCTTACCAAGTACACGAACCTCGACGTTCCGCATCCCGTGTTCGTAGCGATCGCGGCCGCTGGCCCGGCACTGGCGTGGCTCCGGCCGATCATCAACATCGGAGCGATCGCCGGTCTCGCGTCGGTGGTGCTTGTGATGTTGATGGCGCAGCCGCGCATTTTCTATTCGATGTCGCGCGACGGTCTGTTGCCGCCGGTGTTCGGAAAAATTCACCCGAAGTTCCAGACGCCTTACATCACCACGATCATGACCGGTGCGGTCTGCGCGGTGATCGCCGGACTGTTCCCGATTGGTCTCCTCGGTGAGCTGGTGTCGATTGGCACGCTGCTCGCCTTCGTGATCGTATCGGCCGGCATCATCGTGTTGCGACGCAAGAGTCCCGAGATTCCGCGGCCGTTCCGCACCCCGCTCGTCCCGATTGTTCCGATTCTGGCCATTCTCATCTGCGGTTACATGATGGCGAGTCTCCCGGCCGACACCTGGATCCGGCTTGGCGTGTGGCTCGCAATCGGCCTGTTGATCTACTTCCTGTATGGAAAGGCGCACTCGCGCATCGGACGTTCGGAAGCGAGTGGTTGATCTACTAACAGTCCCGGAACGCAGAAAAGAAGCGATCGAGCGTCTCGCGCGGGAGTTCCGCGCGGGGCGCTCTGTTGCAATCTCCACCCACATCAACGCCGACGGCGACGGCTGCGGGTCGGAAGCGGCACTGGCGCGAATTCTCACGTCGCTGGGAATGACCGTGCAGATCGTCAATCCAACGCCTTGGCCGGAGACTTTTGATTTTCTTCTCGGGGTCGAGGTGGTCGACGCATCGTCTCAGGGCGCGGGAGCGCTGAGCAAGGCGGATCTCCTCGTCGTGCTCGACATCAGTGACGTAAAGCGGCTTGGTGTTCTCGCGGACACCGTGAGATCACTCAGAATTCCCAAAGTCGTCATCGACCATCACATCCCGAGTGACGAACCGCCGAGCGATAACATGCTCGCCGACACTACAGCGTGTGCGACGGGCGAACTGATTTACGACGTGGCCGTCACGCTCGGCGTCGAGATAACTCCGCAGATCGCTCTTGCACTCTACGTGGCGATGCTGACTGATACCGGCGGTTTCAGATTCAGCAATACCAGCGCGCGGTGTCTGTCGGTAGCTGGCCAGCTGCTGGCCGCTGGGGTGGAGCCGGAGGAGATGTACAGGCGCCTGTACGCATCACATCCAGTTGGTCGCCTGCATCTGTTGCGTGATGCATTGGCAACGCTGGAAGTGGATCCGGCCTACGGAATTTCGTGGATCTCGGTTGCGGCTGGTGCCGCTGAAGAGTATGGGCTGAAGTCGGAGGACCTCGAGGGTATCGCCGAGCATCCGCGCTCTGTGGGAGGAACGCGGATGGCTGTTTTCTTTCGTGATCTCGGGCATGGGAAGATCAAGGTATCGTTCCGGAGCACTGGTGCGGTGGACGTCAATGCATTTGCGCGGCAGTTTGGAGGAGGGGGGCATGCGAAGGCTTCAGGGGCGTTGATTCCCGGAACGCTCGAGGAAGTGCGCTACAAAGTGATTGCCGCCGCGCGTGAATTCGTAGGGGCGCAGGAGGCCGTTACGACAGTTCGATAATATCGAGTGCGTCAGGGGTTTTTCGCTTTCATGGATAGCGCTTCGACTGATCGCTCGGGTCTCGCACTGCGCATCCATGCGGAACGCATTTCGGCCGAGACTTTCCGAGGCAGCTGACGCACAACCCCAGATGTCGGAGAATCGCGGCCCTTCAGTATTCCACTTTGGCCACATCAGTTCCGGCGAAATCGTTGCCCGTGAAGAGCAGCGGTTCACCAAGCGCGCGAGCGATGACCATCTTCAGGCGGGCATTCCGAACTCATCGTAACCGATGATTTCATCGGCGCTTCGCAGGTCCCGATCGGGTAGGGACGCCACGAGTTGCTGGATTTGCCGGACATCTTGAGTCAATCTCGTGGCGTCGGAGCGGGGTTTGACCATCTCCAGGCGAAGCTTGATCGCGTTGGTGGCCGCCCTGGTCACGCTCTCTCCCGTTGCGCGCGCCAGTTCATGGGCGAGCCGGTCAGTTTCAGTGTTCTTGATGCTAGGAGCCATCTCCGCCTCGCTAGATAAGTGGTAAACTAACCACCTTCTACCTCGTATCACGACCGTTCAGCTGACTCGGCCATCCGGCATGGGTACTTCGCATTCACGCCGAGCGCGTTTCAAAAACGAGACGTTGCCGGCCAGATGACGGCAAGCACCGCGAATACTTCTCCTTCGGTTGAGCCGATTTCCCTCCCGTTTCCGCGTTCCATGCATACGCCGAAACGGGAGCACGAAAATGAACATTGATATTCTCGACTGCACGCTTCGCGACGGAGGATACCAGAACGCGTGGAATTTTTCCGGACCACTGGTAACTCGATACCTTCGCGCACTCGACAAGACAGGGTGCCGGTACGCCGAGATGGGATATCGTGCATGCGCCACTGACAGTCTTGCCGGCCGTTATCGATACTCTCCTGACCATCTGCTGCGCAGCCATAGCGCGGGTCTGCGCCTCAAAGTGGCGGTGATGATCGACGGAAAGACGATGTGCAACGCCTCGGGAATGCCCGATCTGGCCCGCCTCGAGACGCTATTCTGCCGGCGGGATCACAGCCCCGTCCACATGGTCCGCATCGCGGCGACTGTGGAGATGGCCGGGCCCGTGTCGACGATATGCGGGTGGCTGAAGGACCGTGGTTACGTCGTGGCGATCAATCTCATGCAGGCCAGCATGCTCGAGCCACAGTCTATCCGACAGGCGGCCGCGACACTCGATCGGTCCGGCGCAGACTTCGTGTATCTCGCCGATTCTTTCGGCGGCCTCACGCCTGATGCCACGATCACGAAGATCGCCACTCTTGCATCCTCATTTCGGGGACGCGTAGGCTTTCACGCCCACGACAACATGGGCCTCGCTTTCGCGAACACTCTTGCGGCAATGGGCGCCGGAGCTACGATCGTCGACTCGTCGGTGCTCGGCATGGGCAGGGGAGCGGGGAATCTTCGGACAGAGCAACTGCTCGCGTATCTCGAGAAGACGGGTCGCTCCGATATCGCCGCTGCCCCGCTGTTTGAGCTACTGGCGACGGATTTCGCCGCGCTGCACTCGCAATGTGAGTGGGGCCCGTCGCTGCCGTACCTGGTGACGGGCATCCACGACATTCATCCGACTTACGCGCAAACGCTGCTTCGCGATCCACGAGCAGGAGCGGTGGATTCGGTCCGAACCCTGGAATCGCTGAGCCACAATCCCGATCGGACGACGTTCAACGCCGCGACACTCGAGGCGGCGACGAATCACCGAAGCGCCGCAGGCCGCCGCGTTGGATCCGCGTGACCGCCGTGGCTGAGCTGCTCGATGACGTGAAGGGCGTGATGGTGGTCATCCCGGCGCGGTACGGTTCTTCGCGCTTTCCGGGTAAACCGCTGGTCCCGATCTGTGGCATGCCGCTCGTGCTCCGCGTACATGAGCGCGTGGCGCGCGCGGTTCCCAGCGGGCAAATCATCGTCGCCACTGATGACGATCGAATAAGACGCGTTTGCGAAGCGGCTGGCGTGCGGGTCGTCATGACCTTCTCCGGATGTGTCACCGGTACCGACCGTGTATGGGAGGCGGTGCGCGACCTCCCTCGCGAAGCCGAATGCGAACTCATTGTCAACGTTCAGGGAGATGAACCGTTGGTCGCGGCCGACGACATCATCGCTGTCATTCGGGCAAAGCGCAGGCATCCGGACAAGGTTATCAACGCGATGTGTTCGATCGGGTTGCCTGCTGAAATCGAGAGTGAGAATGTCCCAAAGGTCGTTGCGACAGATGACGGCCGTCTTGTCTACATGTCGAGGTCGCCTGTCCCGTTCGTAAAGCGCGCCGGGTCGGAGCAGCGTTTCCGTCGACAGGTCTGCATCTATGCTTTCTCGCGAGTCGAGCTCCAGGCTTTCGCTGCGTTTGGCCGCCAGTCCTGGCTCGAACTGCCTGAGGACATTGAGATCCTGAGGTTTCTCGACATGGGCATCGGCGTGCAGATGGTCGATGTGGCCGGCGCGTCGGTGGCCGTGGACGTGCCGTCGGATGTCGCGCGCGTTGAAGCGATAATGGCGCTCGAGGCCCGCCGATGAACGCTGCTCCTCCCAGCTCGCTTCGGCGTGGCATCAGGACGCAGATCCGAAACGACAGCTCGCCGATGGTCTCGGAGATCGTGAAGTATGTGCTGGCGGAACGTCGCGCGGTGAGGTGGCTCGACGCCGGCCTGCGATCAACCGCCGCAACTCCACTGCCGGACTACTTCGCGGTTGCGAATGGCATGAGGTGCTTTGCCAGCATGCGGCCGGTGGGAACCGCCGGTGGCGTTCTGACCTGCGCAAGACGGGAGAATGAACTCCGCGCCGTAAAGGATCTGCGTGAATCGCTGGGCGATCTGCCATGGACCGACATCGAGTTCGGTTACAGGGGCGCACTCGTCCCGCTCGGCTCGATGACGAAAGGCATCCGCCACCTCACCCGGGCAGCACGACTCGCCAAAGGGCTTCGCCGCAGGCACGACATGTTCCACGTTCTTCGTGCGCTCGAGCTGGTGTTCTACTACGACCGGATTGGACAGATACTCGATCGTGGTGGCTACCGCGTCGCCGTCATGTCGTCGTACTCGAACCCCTGGGGAATCGCAATGAACCTCGCAGCGAGGCGCCGCGGCATCCCGGTAGTTCACGTCATGCACGGCGAGCCGGTGTGGCCGCTTCCACGGCTCGACTACGATCTGGCGATCGTAAACAACCAGGCGTCGTACGAGCTGCTGTGCCGGGCGGGCTGCAGAATCGACCGGGTAATCGTCAGGAGTGCTGGTGCGCGCTACCGGCCGTTGCCTCTCGCATTGCCGCAGCGAAATATGACAGTGGGGCTGTTTCTTTCGAAGCAGCCTCGCAAGGAATGCGTGATCGCCTGGATACGCGGCCTGCTCTGCACCGAGGGGGTCGAATCCATCCGGCTCAGACCGCATCCCGCGAACCTGTGGACGGGCATCGACGCTGCCATGAGAGAATTCCCCCGCGATCGTGTCAACCTCTCCAGCGCTTCGGCAGACGATGACCTTCGGCGATGCGACCTGGTGATTGCCGGGAATTCGTCGGTGCACATTGATACGCTGACCGCGGGTGTTCACTCGGTGTACTCCAGAGACCTTGATCATTCCGCCGGAGGTCTTTCGCTTCTCGCCGAGGGTCTCGTCTTCGAGGCTGACGTTGCCGGCTCGATGCGTGCCGACGACGTGCTCCGATTTTACGGAGCACCAGAGTGGATTTGTGAATTTCGCCGGCATGTAAATCTGGATAGCGACGACGCCCACGCAGGAAACGAGATGCGATCGGCCTTCAACCAGTTTTTGTCGGCCGTTGCGGCGTGACCGGGCGCAGATGGTTCATAGTAAAGCTCGGAATTGCCGGGGGACTTTTCGGCATGCTTGCCATCAATGGACGGCTGTCGCTCGAAACCGCATATCGGGTGCTGTCCGATCCAGTGACATGCGCCTCCCTGATCGGCTTGCAGATACTCATTCTGTTGGTCGGTGTGTATCGCTGGCGGTTGATACTCGCAGCGCTCGGACACCAGCATTCCTACGGCAGTCTGCTCGCATGGAACTGGATTGGGCAGTTCTTTGGCACGGTTGCTCCCTCCGCCGTGGCAACGGATGCAACGCGCTTCGCATACCTCCGCCGCGACGGTTGCCCGGCCGGTGTCGCGGCGAAATCGCTTGTGGTCGACCGACTGTGCGGGGTTGCCGGTTCGTTGCTGGTCGCGGTGGTTCTCGGCGTCCGCATGATTCCCGTCGTCTTCGACGCTCCAATGAGATCGGCTTTGATCTGGGCGGCGCTGAGCTTGCTGGGAGCCGGCCTGCTTCTCTGGCGGCTCCGGCACCATCGCTTTGCACAGGCCGCGGCCGATCGGGTCTGGTCCGGATTCAGCGCAGCCAGGTCAATGAAGTGGGTGGCGGCGACCAGCGTCGCGATTACGGCGGTAGCTCTAATCCTGAAGGTTGTTACTATATGGCTGATTGGGCATGCATTGGTGCCCGATGCCCAGCGACTTTCGCGGATCTTTGAAGTGGCGCCGATTGGATTTCTCGCCGAGTCGCTGCCGTTCACGCCGGGTGGCTTTGGAACGGCTCATCTCGCGTTCGAGTATCTGTTTGCCGCCGCGGGCATTGCGGGCGGAGCCGGGTATTTCAACGTGTATTTCATCGTGAGGCTTCTGACGAGCCTGTTTGGCGGAGTCCTCTGGCTGGCGCTTGACGGGGGGCGGCCACGCAATAATGTCATGATGCAGCGCCAGGCGGAGGGGACAGGTGGCGGATGTTCCGATGTATCACGACGGGTTCGCGGGAGTTTCAGGACGCGCATGGCTGTGTTCTTCCGGGATCTGGGCCATGGCAAGATTAAGGTGTCGTTCAGGAGTACGGGTGCAGTGGATGTGAACGCATTCGCGCGGTAGTTCGCCGGGGCGGACACGCCAAGGCGTCTGAAGCTTTCATAACTGGAACGCTAAAGGAAGTGCGTTGTTACAAGGTCATTGCCGCCGTTCGTGAGTTCGTCGGGGCGTTGAACGTTACGGAGACAGGTCGATGTGATCGCTCGCCGCTACTCGACCCACATCAAACCGATAACCTTGGCAACTGACCAGGGCTCCGTCCGCGACTTGCGGGTTACGAAATAGTCGGAGGCCAGAGTGCTGGCGCCGTCCGCGCCCATCGAGCGGGCGCTCACTCTTACGATCCACGTGTTTTCAGGTCGGAGACCGACTGAGTCCATTCGAATTTGATCGCCTGCGACAGGGCGCCGGGGTACGCTGAGGATAACGCTGTTAAAGCCCCCAGCAGTCGGACAGCGCGACCGGTCCCGAACGCTCGACGGCGGAGTCAATACTCCTGGGCATTTCATATCTGCCGCAGCATCCGTCTCCTCGATCCGCAGACGCTGGAGCACCTTGCGTCGCTGTTCGAGCATCTCCGCCGATGTCGGGTACATCGGGTCGGGTTCGCGCACGGCTCCCCCAGGTGCGGGCTGCCAGACGTCGGGAATATACAACGCGGTGTCCGCCCGCATCGGCCTCGGATCTACACGCGTCGGCTCCCGTGATGCGGCCCGGGCCGCCGCGCGCACAACCGTCGCAAACATCGCGGTATCGCCCGCGATATCCGGTTTCGGGTGAGCGGTAGCCGCAGTTACTAGAGGCGTTCGACATGCCGAGGTCAAAGCTGCAGCCAAGTA encodes the following:
- a CDS encoding lysylphosphatidylglycerol synthase transmembrane domain-containing protein — encoded protein: MTGRRWFIVKLGIAGGLFGMLAINGRLSLETAYRVLSDPVTCASLIGLQILILLVGVYRWRLILAALGHQHSYGSLLAWNWIGQFFGTVAPSAVATDATRFAYLRRDGCPAGVAAKSLVVDRLCGVAGSLLVAVVLGVRMIPVVFDAPMRSALIWAALSLLGAGLLLWRLRHHRFAQAAADRVWSGFSAARSMKWVAATSVAITAVALILKVVTIWLIGHALVPDAQRLSRIFEVAPIGFLAESLPFTPGGFGTAHLAFEYLFAAAGIAGGAGYFNVYFIVRLLTSLFGGVLWLALDGGRPRNNVMMQRQAEGTGGGCSDVSRRVRGSFRTRMAVFFRDLGHGKIKVSFRSTGAVDVNAFAR
- a CDS encoding 3-deoxy-manno-octulosonate cytidylyltransferase, with the translated sequence MTAVAELLDDVKGVMVVIPARYGSSRFPGKPLVPICGMPLVLRVHERVARAVPSGQIIVATDDDRIRRVCEAAGVRVVMTFSGCVTGTDRVWEAVRDLPREAECELIVNVQGDEPLVAADDIIAVIRAKRRHPDKVINAMCSIGLPAEIESENVPKVVATDDGRLVYMSRSPVPFVKRAGSEQRFRRQVCIYAFSRVELQAFAAFGRQSWLELPEDIEILRFLDMGIGVQMVDVAGASVAVDVPSDVARVEAIMALEARR
- a CDS encoding type II toxin-antitoxin system VapB family antitoxin, whose protein sequence is MAPSIKNTETDRLAHELARATGESVTRAATNAIKLRLEMVKPRSDATRLTQDVRQIQQLVASLPDRDLRSADEIIGYDEFGMPA
- a CDS encoding bifunctional oligoribonuclease/PAP phosphatase NrnA, whose protein sequence is MVDLLTVPERRKEAIERLAREFRAGRSVAISTHINADGDGCGSEAALARILTSLGMTVQIVNPTPWPETFDFLLGVEVVDASSQGAGALSKADLLVVLDISDVKRLGVLADTVRSLRIPKVVIDHHIPSDEPPSDNMLADTTACATGELIYDVAVTLGVEITPQIALALYVAMLTDTGGFRFSNTSARCLSVAGQLLAAGVEPEEMYRRLYASHPVGRLHLLRDALATLEVDPAYGISWISVAAGAAEEYGLKSEDLEGIAEHPRSVGGTRMAVFFRDLGHGKIKVSFRSTGAVDVNAFARQFGGGGHAKASGALIPGTLEEVRYKVIAAAREFVGAQEAVTTVR
- a CDS encoding amino acid permease produces the protein MGIWSKKSIVGLQTEAAGEEGTHTLKRALGALNLTTLGIGAIIGAGIFVLTGTAAAQYAGPAIVYSFIFAGLGCLFAGLCYAEFAAMIPIAGSAYTYGYATLGELTAWIIGWDLILEYLFGAATVAVGWSGYFTAFMNELGFRLPIAYTSSPLGIEGTHSFVRNSICFDPATNQTIRVAAETVCDTSRYSVAQGVINLPAMILVGLMTALLVIGIKESARFNNVIVIVKMLIVILVIGFGFMYVNSDNWRPFMPENTGTFGQFGWTGVVRGAAVVFFAYIGFDAVSTAAQEAKNPQRDMPIGILGSLAICTVLYILMALVMTGLTKYTNLDVPHPVFVAIAAAGPALAWLRPIINIGAIAGLASVVLVMLMAQPRIFYSMSRDGLLPPVFGKIHPKFQTPYITTIMTGAVCAVIAGLFPIGLLGELVSIGTLLAFVIVSAGIIVLRRKSPEIPRPFRTPLVPIVPILAILICGYMMASLPADTWIRLGVWLAIGLLIYFLYGKAHSRIGRSEASG